In the genome of Fuerstiella sp., one region contains:
- the dcm gene encoding DNA (cytosine-5-)-methyltransferase, which yields MTETIQLNIRVPQPIHKWVRHTSERTGLSQKAFVVSLIEDAMERSNGPSLFDEPAVPDSTSTQDGQIPFRFIDLFAGIGGLRIGLEQAGGRCVFSCEIDPYARKTYKAWFGDEPDEDIRDFASGAQIPKHHVLAAGFPCQPFSIAGVSKKKSLGRDHGFKDKAQGTLFFQLATIIEMKRPEILLLENVKNLRSHNKGDTWQTICNRLDQLGYRVFDETIDAASYVPQHRERIFIVGFRKDIYGEDPPFEFPDPPDIPRPRFGDILEPSTKVPDKYTLSDQLWNYLQEYKKRHAARGNGFGFGLADRNGISRTLSARYYKDGAEILIPQKRKNPRRLMPVESARLMGFPPQYADNQVVSDTRAYKQYGNAVVPPVAEAVARQIVKVMLWQRLTLPAQG from the coding sequence CATCGGAACGAACCGGACTTTCACAGAAAGCGTTCGTGGTTTCGTTGATCGAGGACGCGATGGAGCGGTCAAACGGACCATCGCTGTTTGACGAACCTGCTGTTCCGGACAGCACATCAACACAGGATGGACAGATTCCGTTTCGATTCATTGATCTCTTCGCCGGAATCGGCGGGTTAAGAATTGGTCTGGAACAGGCGGGTGGCAGGTGCGTGTTTTCCTGCGAAATCGATCCGTATGCCCGAAAAACTTACAAGGCCTGGTTTGGTGACGAACCTGATGAAGACATTCGGGATTTTGCGTCCGGCGCACAGATCCCGAAACATCACGTCCTCGCAGCCGGTTTTCCCTGTCAGCCGTTTTCAATCGCCGGTGTCTCTAAAAAGAAGAGCCTCGGACGCGACCACGGATTCAAAGACAAAGCACAGGGAACCCTGTTCTTTCAGCTGGCAACCATCATCGAGATGAAACGACCGGAAATTCTGCTGCTGGAAAACGTGAAAAATCTGCGGTCCCATAACAAGGGTGACACCTGGCAGACGATCTGCAACCGCCTGGATCAACTGGGGTATCGTGTCTTTGATGAAACCATCGATGCGGCCAGCTACGTGCCGCAACATCGGGAACGAATCTTTATCGTGGGATTCCGAAAGGACATCTACGGTGAGGATCCACCATTCGAATTTCCGGACCCGCCCGATATTCCCAGGCCTCGGTTTGGCGACATTCTGGAACCTTCGACAAAAGTGCCCGACAAATACACACTGTCGGACCAACTGTGGAACTACCTGCAGGAATACAAAAAGCGGCATGCGGCCCGCGGCAATGGTTTCGGCTTTGGCCTGGCAGATCGCAACGGGATCAGCCGCACACTCAGTGCCCGGTACTACAAAGATGGCGCGGAGATCCTGATTCCGCAAAAACGCAAAAACCCACGCCGACTGATGCCGGTGGAAAGCGCACGGCTGATGGGATTCCCGCCGCAATACGCCGACAATCAGGTTGTGTCAGACACCCGGGCCTACAAACAGTATGGAAACGCGGTCGTCCCTCCGGTTGCCGAAGCAGTGGCACGTCAAATCGTCAAAGTCATGCTGTGGCAACGACTGACCCTGCCGGCTCAGGGATAA